The window CATCTAATTCATCTTATACTTCGAGGTCCCTGAAAAATGGCTGGAACAAACAATTTTCTCCCCCTCATGCTTGACCTTTCAGGCAGAAAAATCGTTATTTTCGGAGGCGGCTCTGTTGGGGAGCGCAAGGCTGAGCTTTTCTGTGGCTGCGCGGATACTGTTGTTGTCAGCCTTGAATTTTCTGAAAGGCTGCAGGAACTTGGAGCCTCAGGGCAGGTTCGGCTGCTCCGACTTGACCTTTCGGCAGCAGCAGACTTTGAGCTAAAGGAAATCATTTCAGGAGCTTTTCTTGTTATCCCTGCAACCAGCAGTTCCGAACTTAACCGAAAAATCACTGATATTGCAGGGGAAAGCGATATTTTGATTAATCAGGTGGATGCTTTAGGTAATGTTGTAATCCCCTCGGTCATCAAAAGGGGAGACCTCGTGATAGGGATCTCTACCCTTGGGCACAGTCCGGCGGTCTCGAAATACACCCGCATGCAGATCGAAGGCGTGATAACTCCTGCATATTCCTATATGATCCGGCTTCAGGACGAACTGAGGAGTTACCTCAAACTGCATGTAAAGGAGCAGAGGAAAAGGAAAGCTCTTCTCTGGAAAGTCCTTGAAAGCGAAATGGTTTGGAATGGATTTTCCGAATCATATGAAAAGGCAGCAGAAAATGCATACTCAATAATCTCCGATAATCTCGGGTAATCTCCGATAATCTCGGGTAATCTCCGATAATCTCGGGTAATCTCCGATAATCTCGGGTAATCTCCGATAATCTCGAATAATCTCGAATAATCTCGAATAATCTCGAATAATCTCGAATAATCTCAAATAATCTCGGAAATTCAGGCCTGTAATAATTCAGGCCTGTAAAATAACACTTAAAGTAAAATCAGATTGGAAAAGTGCAGGATACACTGAAAGGAAAAGGACTACTTTGAGAACGAAAACGCTCTGTGAATGAAAAAGCTTTTAATTATTATCCTTTTAATTACCCTCTAATAACCCTTTAAATAGAAACCCTTTGGTGAAAAATGGCTGAGGATTTCTGGACAAAGTTTAATTTACAACTCCTTATATTATTTGTTTTATTTCCTGTATTCATTCTATCCGGAGGCTCTCTGTGACAGAAATCTCAAGTATGGTTATATCCCATAAAAAAGCGAAGGTTGAAGAAATGGAGTCCGCCTGGCACGGAGATCTGGACGGCATGCTTCATAATCTGTACAACCATGAGTATGTGTACGAGTGCGTTGTCTTAAAAACCTGCAACCGTGTTGAAATCTACGTTGTTTCCCCAAAAAGCAGCAGTGTACTTTTCTCTTTTGCAAAGGAAATGGGAGCTTCCACCCATATCATCGACTTTTACGGGCACGACGAGTCTCTGGAGCACCTGCTCAGGCTTTCAGGGGGGCTCGAGTCCATGATTGTAGGAGAAGACCAGATCCTGGGGCAGATAAAAGACCTTTATGCCTATTCCAAGAAAGCGGGAACAACCGGAAAGATCCTTGATACGGCTTTTGAAAAAGCTATCCAGGTAGGCAAGAGGATCCGGAACGAGACTCGGATCAATAAAGGTTCGGTTTCCATAGGTTCGGCAGCTGTAGACCTTGCCGAAGATATCTTCGGAGGGCTCACAGGAAAATCCGTGCTTGTAATCGGAGCCGGGGAAATAGGGGTTCTGGTTGCAAAGGCTCTTGCCGAAAAGGATATTCAGGCTATTTACATTGCAAACCGTACCTTTAAAAAAGCCGAAGAAATCGCCTACGAGCTCGGAGGGCACGCGGTCAAGCTTGACGAGATAAAAGAATATCTCCCAGGCGCAGATGTTGTGATCAGTGGAACTGGTGCTCCCCATTATATCCTCACACGGAAAATAATTGAAGAAGCCGTGATGGGCAGGGAAAGAAAACTCCTTCTTATCGACATCGCAAATCCCAGGGATATTGAAGAATCCGTTGTTGAGCTCGAAAATGTTGAGCTCTGTAATATCGATAACCTGAGGGTCATCAGTGAAAAGACCCTGAAGATGCGAAAAGAAGAAGCAAAAAAGGCTGAAGAGATTATTCAGGAAGAAATCAGGCTTTTAAATCTCCAGTACAAACGCCAGAAAGCCGACCGTTTGATTTCCGAACTTTATAAGCAGGTCTATGATGTCCGCATAAGGGAACGGGAAAAAGCAGTCAATCGGCTCAGTGCCTATCATACTATCGGGGAGATCGAAACCGAGGTTCTTGATGACCTTACTCATTCAATCGTTAACAAGATCCTTGCAGAACCTACCAAAGTCCTCCGGCAGGCTGCAGAACTTGGAAACGAAGAATTTCTGGATGTAGTTTCAAGGGCCTTTTGCCTCGATAAAGAAAGGGAGAAGATTGACAAAGTTAAACCCGGCTGCACAAAAGAGCAGACAACTGTTAAAGAACAGGCACAGGTTAAATAACAATCTGCTGTGAAAGATTAAGACCAAAAAGTATAGAAAAGCAGAAGCAATTCAAAGGTAAACCAATTTATATTTCAGGAGTGATCACATGTTTCCAGAAGTCAGGTTAAGAAGGTTGAGAAAGGGAAAAATCAGGGGCCTTATACGTGAAATCACGTTGTCAGTGGATGACCTTGTCCAGCCTATTTTTGTGAATGAGACTATTGATTCCCCTGTTGAGATTTCTTCCATGCCCGGAATATACAATCTTCCTCTTTCAGCGGTTGCAAAAGAGGCAAGAGAGATTGCAGAGCTCGGGATTCCTGCAGTGATCCTTTTCGGAGTGCCTGCATTCAAGGACGCAGAGGGAAGCTCTTCGTGTGGGGAAACTGACGTCGTTCAGGAAGCTGTCCGAAGAATCAAAGCCGCACTCGGAGATAAACTTGTGGTGATCACGGATATTTGCATGTGCGAATTTACAAGCCACGGGCACTGCGGAATAGTTGACTTTGAAACTAAAGAAGTCCTTAACGACCCTACCCTCGAAGTTCTCGGAAAGATCGCTGTCAGCCACGCAAGAGCTGGAGCTGATATGGTAGCGCCTTCCGGAATGATGGACGGGATGGTAGAAGCAATCCGTACAGCTCTTGACTTCAACGGGTTTGAGAACATCCCGATTATGTCCTATGCCGCAAAATACCACTCCTGTTTCTACGGGCCTTTCAGGGAAGCTGCCGAATCCGGTTATTCCTTCGGGGACCGCTCGACCTACCAGATGGACCCTGCAAACAGTGAGGAAGCTATCAGGGAAGTAACCCTTGATGTGGCAGAAGGGGCAGACATCATTATGATAAAGCCTGCGCTTCCTTACCTGGATATCATATACAGAGTCAAGAGCGAGTTCGGTATGCCAACAGCCGCATACAACGTAAGCGGTGAGTATTCCATGATTAAAGCAGCTGCAGCCAACGGATGGATTGATGAGAAAAAAGCCATTTACGAGTCCCTTATTTCTATCAAGAGGGCAGGGGCAGATTTCATCATTACTTACTTTGCAAAAGATGCTGCCAGAATGCTGAGGTAACAGTTTTCTATTCAGGCATTTCTGTTTTTAAGGGGCTTCAGTCCGGGTTTTCTTTCCCGCCTCCCTTTCTTACCTTTTGTTTTTAAGCCTGTCTTTTGCCTGTGTGCTATCATCAATGGTTCCATCAATAACTGCTTAATAGGTGAAGGCTCTGTTATAAAGATAAATATGGAGCACAGAATAGAAAACTCGCTTGATCCAGAAGCTCAGTCCTGGAAGCCCACTCAAAAAAAAAAGCTTGCTTCACTTAAAGATTAACTTTAAGTTAGGAGTTCATTTCAGTCCGATAATTGACCTTTATTTCAGGTCTTTTTAAATTTAAGTCACTTTGATTTAAGTCACTTTGATTTATTCCCTTTAATTTACTCCCTTTAATCCAGTCCCTTTAATCCAGTCCCTTTAATCCAGTCACTTTAATCCAGTCACTTTGATTTATTCCCTTTAATCCAGTCCCTTTAATCCAGTCCCTTTAATTTACTCCCTTTAATCTATTTACAGCCCTTTATCAAACATTTAAATTCATCCGGTGAGATTTCCATGACGTTTGAGGTAACATTTGATAAGTCCAGACAGATGTATGAAAAAGCGAAGACCCTTATCCCGGGAGGGGTTAGCAGTCCGGTGCGCGCAATCAAACCCTATCCTTTCTATACCGCTTCTGCGGATGGTTCGAAGATAAGGGACCTTGATGGAAACGAGTATATTGACTATTGCCTTGCCTACGGTCCTGTCATACTCGGGCACAACCATCCGGTAATAAAGGAAGCAATCAAACAGCAGCTTGATAAGGGCTGGCTTTACGGAACCCCCACCGAGCTTGAGGTAAACCTTGCAGAAAAGATTGCAGGCTATTATCCCAGCATTGATATGCTACGTTTCGTTTCTACTGGCACGGAATCCACCATGAGTGCCCTCCGCCTTGCGCGTGGCTTTACACGTAAAAATAAATTCATTAAGATCGAAGGCGGGTTTCATGGCGCTCATGATGCAGTGCTCGTAAAGGCAGGTTCGGGAGCTACTACCCACGGAGAGCCCGATTCCCTTGGTATTCCTGCAGATTTCACCAAATACACCCTGCAGGCTCCTTATAACGATATTGAAACAATGACCGAGCTTGTGGAAAAGAATCAGGACGACCTTGCAGCAGTGATTATAGAGCCTGTAATGGGAAATATAGGCCCTGTTCTCCCGTTACCCGGATACCTGGAAGACCTCAGAAAGCTCACGCAGGAAAATGATGTCCTGCTTATTTTCGATGAAGTTATTACCGGGTTCAGGCTCGCAATGGGCGGAGCGCAGGAATATTTCGGGGTCGTGCCTGACATGACCACTCTCGGAAAGATCGTGGGCGGAGGCCTGCCAATAGGGGTCTTTGGCGGTCGTCGGGACATTATGGAAATGATCTCGCCTTCCGGACCTGTCTATCAGGCAGGGACCTTCAGCGGAAGCCCCTGTTCAGTGGCTGCGGGCATTGCCATGCTTGATTACCTGAAAGAGGAAAATATTCACGCAAAGCTTAATGCAACCGGAGATTACATGCGCACGGTGCTCTCGGAAATCGTTGAGGACGAAGGACTTGACTATAATGTGTGTGGAATTGCTTCAATGTTCAAGATTTTCTTCGGAGCAGAGCCTCATAACTACCAGGAGGTCCTGAAGTGTGACAAGGACGGCTACCTTGCATTCTTCCACAG is drawn from Methanosarcina lacustris Z-7289 and contains these coding sequences:
- a CDS encoding precorrin-2 dehydrogenase/sirohydrochlorin ferrochelatase family protein — protein: MAGTNNFLPLMLDLSGRKIVIFGGGSVGERKAELFCGCADTVVVSLEFSERLQELGASGQVRLLRLDLSAAADFELKEIISGAFLVIPATSSSELNRKITDIAGESDILINQVDALGNVVIPSVIKRGDLVIGISTLGHSPAVSKYTRMQIEGVITPAYSYMIRLQDELRSYLKLHVKEQRKRKALLWKVLESEMVWNGFSESYEKAAENAYSIISDNLG
- the hemA gene encoding glutamyl-tRNA reductase, which codes for MTEISSMVISHKKAKVEEMESAWHGDLDGMLHNLYNHEYVYECVVLKTCNRVEIYVVSPKSSSVLFSFAKEMGASTHIIDFYGHDESLEHLLRLSGGLESMIVGEDQILGQIKDLYAYSKKAGTTGKILDTAFEKAIQVGKRIRNETRINKGSVSIGSAAVDLAEDIFGGLTGKSVLVIGAGEIGVLVAKALAEKDIQAIYIANRTFKKAEEIAYELGGHAVKLDEIKEYLPGADVVISGTGAPHYILTRKIIEEAVMGRERKLLLIDIANPRDIEESVVELENVELCNIDNLRVISEKTLKMRKEEAKKAEEIIQEEIRLLNLQYKRQKADRLISELYKQVYDVRIREREKAVNRLSAYHTIGEIETEVLDDLTHSIVNKILAEPTKVLRQAAELGNEEFLDVVSRAFCLDKEREKIDKVKPGCTKEQTTVKEQAQVK
- the hemB gene encoding porphobilinogen synthase; the encoded protein is MFPEVRLRRLRKGKIRGLIREITLSVDDLVQPIFVNETIDSPVEISSMPGIYNLPLSAVAKEAREIAELGIPAVILFGVPAFKDAEGSSSCGETDVVQEAVRRIKAALGDKLVVITDICMCEFTSHGHCGIVDFETKEVLNDPTLEVLGKIAVSHARAGADMVAPSGMMDGMVEAIRTALDFNGFENIPIMSYAAKYHSCFYGPFREAAESGYSFGDRSTYQMDPANSEEAIREVTLDVAEGADIIMIKPALPYLDIIYRVKSEFGMPTAAYNVSGEYSMIKAAAANGWIDEKKAIYESLISIKRAGADFIITYFAKDAARMLR
- the hemL gene encoding glutamate-1-semialdehyde 2,1-aminomutase, whose amino-acid sequence is MTFEVTFDKSRQMYEKAKTLIPGGVSSPVRAIKPYPFYTASADGSKIRDLDGNEYIDYCLAYGPVILGHNHPVIKEAIKQQLDKGWLYGTPTELEVNLAEKIAGYYPSIDMLRFVSTGTESTMSALRLARGFTRKNKFIKIEGGFHGAHDAVLVKAGSGATTHGEPDSLGIPADFTKYTLQAPYNDIETMTELVEKNQDDLAAVIIEPVMGNIGPVLPLPGYLEDLRKLTQENDVLLIFDEVITGFRLAMGGAQEYFGVVPDMTTLGKIVGGGLPIGVFGGRRDIMEMISPSGPVYQAGTFSGSPCSVAAGIAMLDYLKEENIHAKLNATGDYMRTVLSEIVEDEGLDYNVCGIASMFKIFFGAEPHNYQEVLKCDKDGYLAFFHRMLASGVFLPPSQFETNFISAAHSKEDIEKTLEIYMENL